The Ovis aries strain OAR_USU_Benz2616 breed Rambouillet chromosome 2, ARS-UI_Ramb_v3.0, whole genome shotgun sequence nucleotide sequence GGTCCAAGATCCGGTCCTCATCTCCCCCCTATCCTGGGCACTCCTAGGATAATACATGGGGTCATGTTTCCTGGGCCTGGCAAGGGCCCCTTGGCAGGTCTAACCTTCATCCACGGAAGGAAAAAGTCATGAGCAGCACATAGTTAGGGCGGCagcagaaacagcagcagcagcacaaaagGAGAAGGCAGCAAAGCTCAAGCACTCACAGAGGGACGAGAAACCGTGCAAGGAGACTGTTTATTTCGAAAGGATTTTGCAATAAACATAGTGAGTGGGCTCCAGGCAGCGGTTCTATTCTTCTCCCTCATCCTCGTCCTCATAGGAGTCGATGCCCACTTCCTCGTaatccttctccagggcagccaTATCCTCCCGGGCCTCAGAGAACTCACCCTCCTCCATGCCCTCGCCCACATACCAGTGCACAAACGCCCTCTTGGCATACATCAGGTCGAACTTGTGGTCCAGGCGGGCCCAGGCCTCAGCGATGGCGGTCGTGTTGCTCAGCATGCACACAGCACGCTGCACCTTGGCCAGGTCTCCCCCGGGCACCACAGTGGGGGGCTGGTAGTTGATACCAACCTTGAAGCCTGTGGGGCACCAGTCCACAAACTGAATACTGCGCTTGGTCTTGATGGCAGCAATGGCGGCGTTGACATCCTTGGGTACCACGTCTCCACGGTACAGCAGGCAGCAGGCCATGTACTTGCCATGGCGGGGATCACACTTCACCATCTGGTTGGCAGGCTCGAAGCAGGCGTTGGTGATCTCTGCCACCGACAGCTGCTCGTGGTAGGCCTTCTCTGCAGAGATGACTGGTGCATAGGTGGCCAGGGGGAAGTGGATGCGAGGGTAGGGCACCAGGTTGGTCTGGAACTCGGTCAGGTCCACGTTGAGGGCGCCATCAAAGCGCAGGGAGGCTGTGATGGAGGAGACGATCTGGCTGATGAGGCGGTTGAGGTTGGTATAAGTCGGGCGCTCGATGTCCAGGTTGCGGCGACAGATGTCATAGATGGCCTCGTTGTCCACCATGAAGGCACAATCTGAGTGCTCCAGGGTGGTGTGAGTGGTCAGGATGGAGTTGTAGGGCTCCACCACGGCCGTGGACACCTGGGGGGCTGGGTAGATGGAGAACTCCAGCTTGGATTTCTTGCCATAGTCAACAGAGAGCCGCTCCATCAGCAGTGAGGTGAAGCCAGAGCCAGTGCCCCCTCCAAAGCTGTGGAACACCAGGAAGCCCTGAAGTCCTGTGCACTGATCAGACTGAAAGACAAGAAGGAAAAGAGCAATGTGTGTGGGGAAGGGACCTGAGGATCTCTTATGTTCTGGCTTCACCAAAGTCTAAAATTTCTCAGGTGTTAAGGCAGACTAATGAGTATCCCAAAGCCACAGCATGCTCTGGGACATATATAATTAAAGATGACTCCATGAAATggatttggaaaaaaatgtttctgacCATTAGCATCATTTCAAAAGCTTCCTTCCTTCTACCCCCAATTCTTACCAGCTTGCGGATCCGGTCCAGTACTGGGTCAATGATTTCCTTGCCAATGGTGTAGTGACCACGAGCATAGTTGTTAGCGGCATCCTCTTTCCCAGTGATGAGCTGCTCGGGGTGGAAGAGTTGCCGGTATGGGCCATTTCGGATCTCATCTGAAAAGGCATTCATCACATCGTTAGAGCAGAAACCACAAGGCTATGCTCAGCACAGacctccctccctcaccctggTGGCTGTGGTCAGATATATGGAAGCATTCATCCTCCTGCCAGCCTGAGATAGCAGTGTGTGAGAGAAACCCAGACCTGCTGCCCAGGCCAGTCTGCGATCAGCCTCCGTTCTTTAGCTTCCAGCAGGGCAAGGGGTTTTGCAGAGCCAGGAAAGCCAGGTCTAGACATCCTTAATTCCACCCTCTCTTCTGCTCACCAATTACTGTAGGCTCCAAATCCACAAAAACTGCCCGGGGCACATGCTTTCCGGCACCGGTTTCACAGAAAAAGGTGGTGAAGGAGTCGTCCCCTCCACCGATGGTCTTGTCACTGGGCATCTGTCCATCCGGCTGAATTCCATGTTCCAGACAGTAGAGCTCCCAGCAGGCATTGCCCATCTGGACACCTGCCTGCCCCACATGGACTGAGATGCATTCACGCTGAAGGGTAAAGAGAGGGGA carries:
- the TUBA4A gene encoding tubulin alpha-4A chain; protein product: MRECISVHVGQAGVQMGNACWELYCLEHGIQPDGQMPSDKTIGGGDDSFTTFFCETGAGKHVPRAVFVDLEPTVIDEIRNGPYRQLFHPEQLITGKEDAANNYARGHYTIGKEIIDPVLDRIRKLSDQCTGLQGFLVFHSFGGGTGSGFTSLLMERLSVDYGKKSKLEFSIYPAPQVSTAVVEPYNSILTTHTTLEHSDCAFMVDNEAIYDICRRNLDIERPTYTNLNRLISQIVSSITASLRFDGALNVDLTEFQTNLVPYPRIHFPLATYAPVISAEKAYHEQLSVAEITNACFEPANQMVKCDPRHGKYMACCLLYRGDVVPKDVNAAIAAIKTKRSIQFVDWCPTGFKVGINYQPPTVVPGGDLAKVQRAVCMLSNTTAIAEAWARLDHKFDLMYAKRAFVHWYVGEGMEEGEFSEAREDMAALEKDYEEVGIDSYEDEDEGEE
- the TUBA4A gene encoding tubulin alpha-4A chain isoform X1 yields the protein MGNACWELYCLEHGIQPDGQMPSDKTIGGGDDSFTTFFCETGAGKHVPRAVFVDLEPTVIDEIRNGPYRQLFHPEQLITGKEDAANNYARGHYTIGKEIIDPVLDRIRKLSDQCTGLQGFLVFHSFGGGTGSGFTSLLMERLSVDYGKKSKLEFSIYPAPQVSTAVVEPYNSILTTHTTLEHSDCAFMVDNEAIYDICRRNLDIERPTYTNLNRLISQIVSSITASLRFDGALNVDLTEFQTNLVPYPRIHFPLATYAPVISAEKAYHEQLSVAEITNACFEPANQMVKCDPRHGKYMACCLLYRGDVVPKDVNAAIAAIKTKRSIQFVDWCPTGFKVGINYQPPTVVPGGDLAKVQRAVCMLSNTTAIAEAWARLDHKFDLMYAKRAFVHWYVGEGMEEGEFSEAREDMAALEKDYEEVGIDSYEDEDEGEE